The Dasypus novemcinctus isolate mDasNov1 chromosome 2, mDasNov1.1.hap2, whole genome shotgun sequence genome includes a region encoding these proteins:
- the DIMT1 gene encoding dimethyladenosine transferase, producing MPKVKSGTKERRRARQEQRRELKSSGGLMFNTGIGQHILKNPLIVNSIIDKAALRPTDVVLEVGPGTGNMTVKLLEKSKKVVACELDPRLVAELHKRVQGTPLASKLQVMVGDVLKSDLPFFDACVANLPYQISSPFVFKLLLHRPFFRCAILMFQREFALRLIAKPGDKLYCRLSINTQLLARVDHLMKVGKNNFKPPPKVESSVVRIEPKNPPPPINFQEWDGLVRITFVRKNKTLSAAFKSSAVQQLLEKNYRIHCSVHNIIIPEDFSIADKVQHILTSTGFSDKRARSMDIDDFIRLLHGFNTEGIHFS from the exons ATGCCGAAGGTCAAGTCGGGGACGAAAGAACGGCGCCGCGCGCGGCAGGAGCAGCGCCGGGAGCTGAAAAGCTCCGGAG GACTCATGTTTAACACGGGAATTGGGCAGCACATTTTGAAAAATCCTCTCATTGTTAACAGCATTATCGATAAG GCTGCCTTAAGACCAACTGATGTGGTCCTGGAAGTTGGCCCTGGAACTGGCAACATGACTGTAAAGTTGTTAGAAAAGTCGAAAAAG gttgtTGCCTGTGAACTTGACCCAAGGCTAGTAGCTGAACTTCACAAAAGAGTTCAGGGCAC GCCTCTGGCCAGCAAACTTCAGGTAATGGTGGGTGATGTGTTGAAATCAGATTTGCCGTTTTTTGATGCTTGTGTGGCAAATTTGCCTTATCAG atctcttctccttttgtcttcaaGCTGTTGCTGCACCGACCTTTTTTCAG ATGTGCTATACTTATGTTTCAAAGAGAATTTGCTCTCCGACTGATTGCAAAGCCTGGAGATAAGTTATACTGCAGACTTTCTATTAATACACAGTTGTTAGCACGAGTGGACCATCTAATGAAA GTTGGAAAGaataacttcaaaccaccaccaaAGGTGGAATCCAGTGTTGTAAGGATAGAacctaagaatccaccaccaccTATCAATTTTCAG GAGTGGGATGGCCTAGTAAGGATCACTTTTGTTAGGAAAAACAAGACACTATCTGCTGCATTTAA ATCAAGCGCAGTGCAACAGTTGCTAGAAAAAAACTACAGAATTCACTGTTCAGTCCATAACATT ATAATACCAGAAGATTTCAGCATAGCAGATAAAGTACAGCATATCCTAACCAGCACAGGATTTAGTGACAAACGGGCCCGTTCCATGGACATAGATGACTTCATTAg attgctACATGGATTTAATACTGAAGGTATCCATTTTtcttag